Proteins encoded within one genomic window of Rossellomorea vietnamensis:
- a CDS encoding ABC transporter ATP-binding protein encodes MITVDNISKRYDSLLALNDIHLTIQEGSCFGLVGPNGAGKSTLMKIFSGVLHDFDGDIHVQGLSVKKERIKVKKLIGYIPQEICLEETLTAKDNLLYFGSFYGLKGKDLQDRTRKVLQQIGLEERGKDKVSTFSGGMKRRLNIGCAILHDPSIIIMDEPTVGIDPQSRNSIFSIIHELKEKGSTIIYSSHYMEEVEQLCDSIGLIDKGALVECGTMDELQQKYNKPSLFVSGEGLDDVGLSKHGDVESKGNGYILQSDDPLMTLEKLIAEFRAHNILPRRLELYQPKLEDIFFTLTGTQLRDS; translated from the coding sequence ATGATCACGGTTGATAACATAAGTAAGCGATATGATTCACTTCTAGCTCTTAACGACATTCATTTAACGATTCAAGAAGGGTCTTGTTTCGGCCTTGTAGGACCTAATGGTGCGGGAAAATCCACCTTGATGAAGATCTTTTCCGGTGTATTGCACGACTTTGATGGGGACATCCATGTCCAGGGGCTATCCGTCAAGAAAGAAAGAATAAAAGTAAAAAAGCTTATCGGTTACATACCTCAAGAAATCTGTTTAGAAGAAACCCTTACTGCCAAGGATAATTTATTGTATTTTGGTAGCTTTTATGGACTGAAAGGAAAAGACCTTCAAGATCGAACCAGGAAAGTGTTACAGCAAATCGGTTTAGAAGAACGAGGGAAAGACAAAGTCAGCACCTTTTCAGGAGGTATGAAGCGCCGGTTGAATATTGGCTGTGCCATTCTCCATGATCCTTCCATTATCATCATGGATGAACCGACAGTGGGAATTGACCCACAATCAAGAAACTCAATTTTTTCCATCATACATGAGCTAAAGGAAAAGGGAAGTACAATCATTTATTCGAGTCATTATATGGAGGAAGTAGAGCAGCTTTGCGACAGCATCGGACTGATTGACAAGGGTGCATTAGTCGAATGTGGAACTATGGATGAGCTGCAACAAAAATATAATAAACCGTCATTATTTGTTTCCGGAGAAGGTTTAGATGATGTTGGTTTATCCAAACATGGAGATGTCGAATCAAAAGGGAATGGATATATTCTGCAAAGTGATGATCCTTTGATGACGCTGGAAAAATTGATTGCCGAGTTCCGCGCCCATAACATTTTGCCAAGAAGGCTAGAGTTATATCAACCGAAACTGGAGGATATCTTTTTCACATTAACAGGGACGCAACTTCGGGATTCTTAG
- a CDS encoding pentapeptide repeat-containing protein: MAHKFKVEDPKIPARLSSANFQDIYYDEDPFLSNGLIENIGLDREEIDQLVISKVMFKNVSFTGASFPRIDMTDVVFENCDLSNANFSEGIIHRVIFKECKLLGVNFTGAHLGNVRFEECLANMSDFVETRLKHVTFNETFLQNANYADCELLKVSFNQCNLNDIDFTQTDLKGIDISTCRFTRINVALENLSGCEISPEQAIGFATLLGLKVKE; encoded by the coding sequence ATGGCGCACAAATTTAAAGTCGAAGACCCAAAAATCCCTGCTCGTTTAAGCTCTGCCAATTTTCAAGACATCTATTATGATGAAGATCCGTTTTTATCAAATGGTTTGATCGAAAATATAGGATTGGACCGGGAAGAAATCGATCAGCTTGTGATATCAAAAGTAATGTTTAAAAATGTTTCATTCACCGGTGCATCTTTCCCACGTATCGACATGACGGATGTGGTGTTTGAAAACTGTGACCTATCGAATGCAAACTTCAGTGAAGGAATCATCCATCGGGTCATCTTCAAAGAATGCAAATTATTGGGTGTGAATTTCACCGGTGCTCATTTAGGAAATGTCCGTTTTGAAGAGTGCCTGGCGAATATGAGTGACTTTGTTGAAACACGATTAAAACACGTGACATTTAACGAGACCTTTTTACAAAATGCCAATTACGCCGACTGTGAACTGCTTAAGGTCAGCTTTAATCAGTGCAATCTTAATGATATTGACTTCACTCAAACTGACCTCAAGGGTATCGATATTAGTACTTGCAGGTTTACACGCATCAATGTAGCTCTTGAAAATCTTTCCGGTTGTGAAATTTCACCTGAGCAGGCGATCGGGTTTGCAACCTTATTGGGATTGAAAGTGAAGGAGTAG
- a CDS encoding GNAT family N-acetyltransferase produces the protein MKITETNRLSLRWVEESDAEFILTLLNEPGWLKYIGDKEVYTLEDANRYILNGPRAMYEQNGFGLFLAERKLDHTPIGLCGLIKRDGLEDVDIGFAFLSDYQSQGYAFEAASATVEFAKELGIKRLVAITTKDNDPSSKLLEKLDMKLEGYVTLPNDTEELKKYGLKI, from the coding sequence TTGAAAATTACAGAAACAAACCGCCTCTCCCTTAGATGGGTGGAGGAGTCGGATGCGGAATTTATTTTAACATTATTGAATGAGCCTGGATGGCTTAAATACATTGGAGATAAAGAGGTTTATACTTTGGAAGATGCAAATCGTTATATTTTGAATGGTCCGAGAGCCATGTATGAGCAAAATGGATTTGGATTATTCTTGGCAGAACGAAAACTTGATCATACACCAATCGGTTTGTGTGGACTGATTAAGCGAGACGGACTGGAAGACGTGGATATTGGATTTGCCTTTCTATCTGACTATCAATCTCAAGGGTATGCGTTTGAAGCAGCTTCCGCTACGGTGGAGTTTGCTAAGGAACTGGGGATTAAACGCCTCGTAGCGATTACGACAAAAGATAATGACCCTTCCTCTAAACTTCTTGAAAAATTGGATATGAAGCTTGAAGGATATGTGACATTGCCTAATGATACAGAAGAACTAAAAAAGTACGGATTGAAAATCTAA
- a CDS encoding NUDIX hydrolase → MKTSREGNQHSRRVEETTLFETVLGKPKSLVTEYKMRYRTAVKAVIIQNGKILLMHSNRGDYKFPGGGVEENESLSSALKREVAEETGYIHCQVKEPVGIVIQRHPDLYDEGTIFEMTSHYFHCELSDWDKIPQQLEEYESELEMTPRWITLDEAIDGNERLMDKYENNRWIKRENYVLEELKKLYE, encoded by the coding sequence TTGAAAACAAGTAGGGAAGGAAATCAACATAGTAGAAGGGTGGAAGAGACAACCTTGTTTGAAACTGTATTAGGAAAACCTAAGAGCTTGGTAACTGAATACAAAATGAGATATAGAACCGCCGTTAAGGCAGTCATAATACAGAATGGTAAAATCCTTCTCATGCATTCCAACAGGGGAGATTATAAATTCCCAGGAGGCGGAGTCGAAGAAAATGAAAGTCTGTCTTCTGCCCTGAAGAGGGAAGTGGCCGAAGAAACCGGCTACATACACTGTCAGGTTAAAGAGCCTGTAGGTATCGTGATACAAAGGCATCCGGACCTATATGATGAAGGTACAATATTCGAAATGACTTCACACTACTTTCATTGCGAACTATCAGACTGGGATAAAATACCTCAACAATTAGAAGAATATGAGTCAGAGCTGGAGATGACTCCCCGATGGATCACCTTGGATGAAGCCATCGACGGGAATGAGAGGCTGATGGACAAGTATGAGAACAATCGATGGATCAAGAGGGAAAACTATGTTTTGGAAGAATTAAAGAAATTATACGAATAG
- a CDS encoding VOC family protein: protein MKNRNGKVVGFEISSQAPEKAAAFYSSVFGWEVDEPKWDYHTVTTGHKDGINGGISKGPHDHPHGTRIQIEVESIEQTISAAKENGAMVVRDKMEFEHFFLAYLVDPTGVGIGLIENK, encoded by the coding sequence GTGAAAAATCGAAATGGAAAAGTGGTTGGCTTTGAGATAAGCAGTCAGGCTCCAGAAAAAGCAGCAGCATTTTATTCATCTGTTTTCGGGTGGGAAGTAGATGAACCCAAGTGGGACTACCACACAGTCACGACCGGACACAAAGATGGAATAAATGGGGGGATTAGCAAGGGACCTCACGATCATCCACACGGTACACGAATTCAAATTGAAGTAGAATCCATTGAACAAACCATTTCTGCAGCTAAAGAAAATGGAGCAATGGTGGTAAGAGACAAGATGGAATTCGAGCATTTTTTCCTTGCCTATTTAGTGGACCCCACCGGTGTAGGAATTGGATTGATTGAAAACAAGTAG
- a CDS encoding citrate synthase/methylcitrate synthase, protein MFSEGLKGIVAAQTSISHIDGSEGILIYRGYEIGELSHLSFEEASFLLWYGYLPTEEDAVEIKKKLSTYRDLTPAMKDILHSLPEEMDIMSVLRTVISSLGGSEYKWKPTIEQSLRLTAVTPTIIADRFNMLMGRPLLEADTELSHVENYLFMLTGKSPSKAVADALETYMVLTMEHGMNASAFSARVTASTESDLVSAITSAIGTMKGPLHGGAPSGVIDLMNEIGVAERAETIIREKLVKGEKLMGFGHRVYKTHDPRALALRKKLLENKGGDSSLDLALFVEKKAIELLDELKPGRSLYTNVEFYAAAIMKSINLPTDLFTPTFTAARIVGWSAHVLEQAENNTIFRPQSEYIGKRNLSV, encoded by the coding sequence ATGTTTAGTGAAGGGTTAAAAGGAATAGTGGCAGCTCAAACGTCGATCAGTCACATAGATGGAAGCGAGGGTATCCTCATCTACAGGGGGTATGAAATCGGAGAACTCAGTCATCTGTCATTTGAAGAGGCTTCGTTCTTGTTGTGGTATGGGTATCTTCCCACAGAGGAGGATGCAGTGGAAATCAAGAAGAAATTGAGCACTTATCGAGACCTGACACCTGCAATGAAGGACATCCTTCATTCTCTCCCAGAAGAAATGGATATCATGAGTGTATTAAGAACGGTTATCTCCTCCTTGGGAGGATCAGAATACAAATGGAAGCCGACTATAGAGCAATCCTTGCGATTGACAGCGGTCACACCGACCATCATTGCTGATCGATTTAATATGCTGATGGGTCGACCTCTACTCGAGGCCGATACCGAGTTAAGCCATGTGGAGAATTATCTATTCATGCTAACAGGAAAAAGTCCGTCTAAGGCAGTTGCGGATGCACTTGAAACGTATATGGTACTTACGATGGAACATGGAATGAATGCTTCTGCCTTCTCGGCAAGAGTCACGGCCTCAACGGAATCTGATCTTGTTTCAGCCATTACTTCAGCGATCGGTACAATGAAAGGTCCACTTCACGGTGGGGCACCATCCGGGGTCATTGATTTAATGAACGAAATAGGTGTGGCTGAAAGAGCCGAAACGATCATCAGAGAAAAACTGGTGAAAGGTGAGAAGCTGATGGGATTTGGTCATCGGGTATATAAGACTCATGATCCAAGAGCCCTCGCTTTGAGAAAAAAGCTGTTAGAAAATAAAGGGGGGGATTCCTCTTTGGATCTGGCATTATTTGTTGAGAAGAAGGCAATCGAACTTTTAGATGAATTGAAGCCGGGAAGATCCCTGTACACCAATGTAGAATTTTATGCAGCAGCTATCATGAAATCGATTAATCTGCCAACCGATCTATTCACCCCGACTTTTACGGCCGCCCGCATCGTTGGCTGGTCAGCCCATGTATTGGAACAGGCTGAAAACAATACTATATTCAGGCCTCAATCTGAATATATAGGAAAACGAAACCTTTCTGTCTAG
- a CDS encoding LysR family transcriptional regulator, giving the protein MDLNVIKTFIIAAEFNHFRKAAERLYISQPTVTVHIKQLEKELGVVLFQREGKKIKLTEAGRSYLQNAKRLIEVYEEGITDIQSYSQGYTTTLKMAISPLIADNVLPFVLKQYLENHPQVEISVEIIESAEIEKAVLEERVDIGLSCLPCFSPELEQTLLFSDKVILVAPHDGRDFESAPPLDEEELLASNYLLTHNHPSYWDELCYTIKQNYPTTRMMRVSQTHITKRFIAEGLGVSYLPSSSVRRELLEGRLLEVHTSAFPMPEAKTFALTKYQHKTQNEFLRFLSRFRV; this is encoded by the coding sequence ATGGATTTGAATGTCATTAAAACGTTTATTATTGCGGCTGAGTTCAATCATTTCAGGAAAGCTGCCGAGCGATTATATATCTCACAGCCTACCGTCACGGTACATATTAAACAACTTGAAAAAGAACTTGGAGTGGTCCTATTCCAAAGAGAAGGGAAGAAAATCAAGCTGACAGAAGCAGGGAGGTCCTATTTACAGAATGCGAAGAGATTGATTGAGGTGTATGAGGAAGGAATAACAGATATTCAATCCTATAGTCAGGGTTACACAACCACACTTAAAATGGCTATCTCCCCCCTGATTGCTGATAATGTCCTGCCTTTTGTATTAAAGCAGTATCTTGAGAATCATCCCCAGGTGGAAATTTCGGTTGAAATCATTGAATCTGCTGAAATAGAGAAGGCGGTATTGGAAGAAAGGGTGGATATCGGACTTTCCTGTCTCCCCTGTTTTAGTCCTGAACTTGAACAGACTCTCTTATTCTCAGATAAGGTCATTTTGGTGGCTCCTCATGATGGAAGGGATTTTGAATCAGCACCACCCCTGGACGAAGAGGAGTTATTGGCATCGAATTACTTATTGACCCACAATCACCCTTCCTATTGGGATGAACTCTGTTATACCATTAAACAAAATTATCCTACAACAAGGATGATGAGAGTTTCGCAGACACATATTACGAAACGGTTCATTGCAGAAGGGCTTGGCGTATCCTATCTTCCTTCCTCTTCAGTCAGGAGAGAGCTGTTGGAAGGGAGGCTGCTAGAGGTCCATACAAGTGCTTTTCCCATGCCGGAAGCTAAGACCTTCGCACTTACAAAATATCAACATAAAACACAAAACGAATTTTTACGTTTTCTTTCTCGATTCAGAGTGTAA
- a CDS encoding class I SAM-dependent methyltransferase, translated as MQESIRNYDDLLTMLDSFLREPEPFWDEFFSDREKPVPIFVNAPDENLVSYIERGIITRGKVLELGCGPGRNAIFLAEHGFEVDAVDLSKTSLDWARERADERNLTINFLHHNIFDCDLPIEKYDFIYDSGCFHHIAPHRRISYINLIERALRKGGYFGITCFYKGGKLGGSDLSDWEVYKKGSLMGGLGYTEERLMSVFQSLNPIEIRKMIDKKGSENMFGVSDLLTGLFRKR; from the coding sequence ATGCAAGAAAGTATTCGTAATTACGATGATTTACTAACCATGCTTGATTCATTTTTACGGGAACCTGAACCATTTTGGGATGAGTTTTTTTCTGACCGCGAGAAACCAGTACCTATCTTTGTAAATGCACCCGACGAGAACTTAGTTTCTTATATAGAACGGGGAATCATCACAAGGGGCAAGGTACTTGAGCTTGGCTGCGGTCCGGGCAGGAATGCCATTTTTTTAGCAGAACATGGATTTGAGGTTGACGCAGTCGATCTATCCAAAACGTCCCTTGATTGGGCAAGGGAACGGGCTGATGAAAGAAATTTGACCATCAACTTTCTACATCACAATATATTTGATTGTGACCTTCCTATCGAAAAGTATGATTTTATATACGATTCAGGATGTTTTCACCATATCGCTCCCCACAGAAGGATAAGTTACATAAATCTAATTGAAAGAGCATTAAGGAAAGGAGGATACTTTGGCATAACGTGTTTTTATAAGGGTGGTAAACTAGGAGGATCTGATCTATCTGATTGGGAAGTATATAAAAAAGGATCACTGATGGGCGGATTAGGGTATACAGAAGAACGTTTAATGAGTGTCTTCCAATCATTAAATCCCATTGAAATCAGGAAAATGATCGATAAAAAAGGTTCAGAAAACATGTTTGGTGTATCTGACTTACTGACAGGTCTTTTTCGAAAAAGGTAG
- a CDS encoding GNAT family N-acetyltransferase, whose amino-acid sequence MNLHIEKLNHPNNDILNALNKWDNHPDLVPFIRPNRNWEELEQCRNMDMDELKDRLESHPMFLIYVENKLVGEMNYMIDPPHLFKKVRGTAWVGITIGDPDARGKGIGYEAIRYLEKEIKEQGLARIELGVFEFNTQAHKLYRQMGYQVIARIPDFTYWNGKMWSDIRMEKVLI is encoded by the coding sequence ATGAATCTTCATATAGAAAAATTAAACCACCCAAACAATGATATTCTTAACGCTTTAAATAAATGGGATAACCATCCCGATTTAGTCCCGTTCATTCGGCCCAATCGAAACTGGGAAGAGCTTGAACAATGCAGGAACATGGACATGGATGAATTGAAAGATCGATTGGAATCTCACCCTATGTTTCTTATATACGTGGAAAATAAACTTGTAGGGGAAATGAATTATATGATTGACCCCCCTCATCTATTTAAAAAAGTGAGGGGAACTGCCTGGGTAGGGATTACGATTGGCGATCCTGATGCACGGGGAAAGGGAATAGGGTATGAAGCCATTCGGTATTTGGAAAAGGAAATAAAAGAACAAGGACTGGCCAGAATAGAACTTGGTGTTTTTGAATTTAACACCCAGGCACATAAGCTATACAGGCAGATGGGTTATCAGGTAATAGCCAGGATCCCTGACTTTACCTATTGGAATGGAAAAATGTGGTCGGATATCCGCATGGAGAAAGTCCTGATTTGA
- a CDS encoding MEDS domain-containing protein, whose protein sequence is MEVLNDVKLGTLQKGHIFYPFQQEEAYIRNLMLFIRAGLENNQHMLIVESMRNITKVKHRMNRLYTEEQLSSISLVDNFDYYFLNGDFNTQHILNAFQKDLSVIRKLNSSIRTWGHVEWISKEPDANLIKEFESIADDYVLQEGMLSICAYPSHSLSSTLTETLEMVHQYVLTDEDLRLSMTYRR, encoded by the coding sequence ATGGAAGTGTTAAATGATGTGAAGCTCGGAACGTTACAGAAAGGTCATATTTTCTACCCCTTTCAACAGGAGGAAGCCTACATTCGAAATCTGATGTTATTTATTCGGGCAGGCTTGGAAAACAATCAACATATGCTTATTGTTGAAAGCATGCGAAATATCACAAAGGTCAAGCATAGAATGAACAGATTGTATACAGAGGAACAGCTCTCATCCATTTCATTAGTTGATAATTTTGACTACTATTTTTTAAACGGGGATTTTAACACTCAGCATATTCTCAACGCTTTCCAGAAGGATCTCTCTGTCATAAGGAAATTGAACTCTTCCATAAGAACCTGGGGGCATGTCGAATGGATTTCGAAAGAACCGGACGCAAACTTAATCAAGGAATTTGAATCGATCGCTGATGATTATGTCCTTCAGGAAGGTATGTTATCTATTTGTGCATATCCAAGTCACAGCTTATCAAGTACGTTGACAGAAACCTTGGAGATGGTTCATCAGTATGTGTTGACAGATGAGGATCTTCGATTATCCATGACATATAGAAGATAG
- a CDS encoding nucleotide excision repair endonuclease: MINIQIPQADISITERKQAKDSEEPKIKSIQGFIDLHEIPRDKGGIILFYNINDELLFVGKARKLRQRVKKHLEDTVSPLRNHRDEVYRIDVAIVEDAMDRDIYETYIINKLQAKYNVDKVFYK, from the coding sequence ATGATAAACATTCAAATCCCTCAAGCGGATATTTCCATAACGGAACGAAAACAAGCAAAAGACTCAGAAGAACCAAAGATCAAAAGCATCCAAGGCTTTATCGATCTTCACGAAATTCCAAGAGATAAGGGCGGCATCATCTTATTTTATAATATCAATGATGAACTTCTATTCGTTGGGAAAGCCAGAAAGCTGCGACAAAGAGTAAAGAAGCATCTTGAAGATACTGTATCCCCACTGCGTAATCACAGAGATGAAGTCTACCGAATCGATGTAGCCATCGTAGAGGACGCAATGGATCGTGACATTTATGAAACATATATCATCAATAAACTTCAAGCGAAATATAATGTAGACAAAGTGTTCTATAAGTAA